One Leptospira stimsonii DNA segment encodes these proteins:
- a CDS encoding DUF192 domain-containing protein, whose amino-acid sequence MFRLRFQYFFIFLFLLTISYNISAREIEKITIYVDEHPLLVEVVNTPADRARGLMYRKSMGENEGMLFVFSEPDYLSFWMKNTLIPLSIAYFNRDKRITDIHDMKPNQTKELYHSSEKVLYALEVNQGWFAKRNIGKFGVLKIPDRVKATQ is encoded by the coding sequence ATGTTCCGACTTCGATTCCAATACTTTTTCATTTTCCTTTTTCTTCTCACGATTTCATACAACATATCCGCGAGAGAGATAGAAAAAATCACGATCTATGTGGACGAACATCCTCTTCTCGTCGAAGTCGTGAATACTCCGGCCGACCGTGCTCGTGGATTGATGTATCGAAAATCGATGGGGGAAAACGAAGGAATGCTCTTCGTCTTTTCAGAACCGGATTATTTGAGTTTTTGGATGAAGAATACTTTGATTCCTCTGAGTATCGCGTATTTCAATCGTGACAAGAGAATTACGGACATTCACGATATGAAGCCGAATCAGACGAAGGAACTCTATCATTCAAGCGAGAAGGTTTTGTATGCTCTTGAAGTGAATCAGGGGTGGTTTGCGAAAAGGAACATAGGCAAGTTCGGAGTTCTAAAAATTCCGGATCGTGTAAAAGCAACTCAGTAA
- a CDS encoding DUF3332 domain-containing protein, whose translation MQQSKFRKSLVVLLIPMITLISFANCFGKFAIVKKVYDVNESFNIGSGLLAKIIKTLVMYFPFSILYAVGFFFDIILFNLIEFWSGSNPVGYNEYDQDGKFVKTFENQGEKLTLTYSNFGSRLDLQVEKEGKTQFLSTLRSEPGKFFVEKDGKLEEIAVSAETIGSKTILKMAEQGKLKSTKVIETKTLNELEAKLTAEAL comes from the coding sequence ATGCAACAAAGTAAGTTTCGTAAATCTCTCGTCGTTCTCCTCATTCCGATGATCACCTTGATTTCTTTTGCTAATTGTTTTGGTAAATTTGCCATCGTCAAAAAAGTCTATGACGTAAACGAAAGTTTCAATATCGGAAGCGGACTACTCGCAAAGATCATCAAAACTCTCGTTATGTATTTTCCCTTCAGCATTCTCTATGCAGTGGGCTTTTTCTTTGACATCATTCTTTTTAACCTGATCGAATTCTGGTCCGGAAGCAACCCGGTAGGTTACAATGAATATGATCAAGATGGAAAATTCGTAAAAACCTTCGAAAACCAAGGCGAGAAGCTGACTTTAACATATTCTAATTTTGGAAGCAGACTGGATCTTCAGGTGGAAAAGGAAGGAAAGACACAATTTCTTTCCACTCTTCGTTCCGAGCCCGGAAAGTTTTTCGTTGAGAAAGACGGGAAACTCGAAGAAATCGCTGTGAGCGCGGAAACGATCGGTTCCAAAACCATCCTGAAGATGGCAGAGCAAGGAAAATTAAAATCTACAAAAGTGATCGAAACCAAAACGTTAAACGAATTGGAAGCGAAGCTGACAGCAGAAGCCCTTTAA
- a CDS encoding MBOAT family O-acyltransferase, with the protein MLFPTLEFFVFFVFVFLIYWYIIPYFFGKDSKALTVTHSFLLTVSYYFYMSWDWRFGGLILLSTVIDFVLAERIHQTENKETKFLLITISLVLNLVFILGFFKYYNFFANSINLFLGTFGIGNSLPILNIILPVGISFYTFQSLSYTIDVYRGQILPEKSFLRFALFVSFFPQLVAGPIVTARTFLPQMETMKNITEIPFRKATRYFILGYIKKVVLSDNVSPIVDLIFANPENYGTAALWLAATLFMIQIYCDFSGYTDMAYSAALLLGYELPENFRMPFTARSITEYWRRWHITLSTWLRDYVYISLGGNRAGAFRHRFNLWFTMFIAGFWHGANWTFIVWGSCQGTLLLIEAMYGSIKEKHFPHFRLLPEKLLAPIQIFLANFVSVAVGTCFRAESLTKEWIMVKRMFLFTEGGLRPYMLKTGIPVIIAVFVGQWLGYLIFEKKKSWNIPVWFEFAFYPILFVGLALLTPDLEVPFIYFQF; encoded by the coding sequence TTGCTTTTTCCTACTTTAGAATTTTTTGTATTTTTTGTCTTCGTATTCCTGATCTACTGGTATATAATTCCCTATTTCTTCGGGAAAGACTCGAAAGCTCTCACCGTTACACATAGTTTTCTTCTCACCGTTAGCTACTATTTTTATATGAGCTGGGATTGGAGATTCGGAGGATTGATTCTTCTTTCCACCGTAATCGATTTCGTTCTTGCGGAAAGAATCCACCAAACCGAGAACAAGGAAACCAAATTTCTTCTCATCACGATCAGCTTGGTTCTCAATCTCGTTTTTATTCTCGGTTTTTTTAAATACTATAATTTCTTCGCAAATTCGATCAATTTATTTCTTGGAACGTTCGGAATCGGAAATTCTCTTCCGATCTTGAATATCATTCTTCCTGTAGGAATTTCGTTTTATACGTTCCAATCTTTGAGTTATACGATCGACGTCTATCGAGGTCAGATTCTTCCTGAAAAAAGTTTTTTGAGATTCGCACTCTTTGTTTCTTTTTTTCCTCAACTCGTCGCGGGACCGATCGTAACGGCGAGGACGTTTCTTCCGCAGATGGAAACGATGAAGAATATAACGGAGATTCCGTTTCGCAAAGCGACCCGTTATTTCATCCTGGGTTATATCAAGAAAGTTGTACTTTCGGATAACGTGTCACCGATCGTAGATTTGATCTTCGCAAATCCTGAAAATTACGGAACGGCGGCACTCTGGCTTGCGGCCACTTTGTTTATGATTCAGATCTATTGCGATTTCAGCGGTTATACGGACATGGCGTATTCGGCGGCGCTTCTTCTGGGATATGAACTTCCGGAAAACTTTCGAATGCCTTTTACGGCGAGAAGTATTACGGAATATTGGAGGAGATGGCATATCACTCTTTCCACTTGGCTTCGGGACTACGTCTACATCTCGTTAGGTGGAAATCGCGCCGGCGCATTTCGTCATAGATTCAATCTTTGGTTTACGATGTTTATAGCCGGATTTTGGCACGGAGCCAACTGGACTTTTATCGTTTGGGGAAGTTGTCAGGGAACCCTTCTTTTGATCGAAGCCATGTACGGAAGTATTAAGGAAAAACACTTTCCCCATTTTCGATTGCTTCCGGAGAAGCTCCTGGCTCCGATTCAAATCTTTTTGGCAAATTTTGTTTCCGTCGCTGTTGGAACCTGTTTTCGTGCAGAATCTCTTACGAAAGAATGGATCATGGTAAAGAGAATGTTTCTCTTTACCGAGGGTGGTTTACGTCCCTACATGTTGAAAACCGGGATCCCGGTGATCATCGCGGTTTTTGTAGGGCAGTGGCTCGGTTATCTCATATTTGAAAAAAAGAAAAGCTGGAATATTCCGGTTTGGTTCGAGTTTGCATTCTATCCAATTTTATTCGTTGGCTTGGCTCTTCTGACTCCGGATCTAGAAGTCCCTTTTATCTACTTTCAGTTTTGA
- a CDS encoding PilZ domain-containing protein yields MSGNPDQQPRSHRYYPGVYADYIIQIEFGLITIHAKLGNISETGICLIFNGEDLERTEPVCGSVIEKKTSRRLEFEGDIVWSGPETIDHKLRYVYGIRFRMPMILTETLVLINLSLQDP; encoded by the coding sequence ATGTCCGGAAACCCTGATCAACAACCGAGAAGCCATCGATACTATCCGGGTGTCTATGCGGACTATATCATACAAATCGAATTCGGTTTAATCACGATTCATGCGAAGTTAGGAAATATTTCGGAAACGGGGATTTGTCTGATATTTAACGGGGAGGATTTGGAGCGGACGGAACCGGTGTGCGGATCGGTCATCGAGAAAAAGACTTCGAGACGTCTCGAGTTTGAAGGCGATATCGTATGGTCCGGTCCGGAAACGATCGATCATAAATTGAGATATGTCTACGGAATTCGTTTTCGAATGCCTATGATTCTTACTGAAACGCTGGTTCTGATCAATCTCTCATTGCAAGATCCTTAA